The Streptomyces capitiformicae genome contains the following window.
TGTCGGCGGGCACCCGCGCGGCGGGGCCCTCGTCTCCGCCGCCGTGGCCCTCGCCCGCACCGGTCTTGGCGGCCCCTACGCGATCGAGCTGCTGGCCGGGCTGCACGACGAGTTCCTCGCCGCGGCCGGCGGCTACGCGCTGCGCCCCGAACCCCTCGCGGACGCCCTCGCCTGGGCCACCCGCGTCCGCCACGGCGCCACCAGCCTCCTCGTGCCCGCCTCCGAGATGGCGTACATGCCCTTCGACTACCTCGTCGACCACGCCGATGCATCCGTGTCGCAGCAAGTGTGGGAGGCGAGCCTGGCGCACGCGGCCGACGACGAGGAGCGCCTGATCATCGGCTCTCGTGCCGAGCGCGAGGGCGAGTACGGCCGCGCCGAGGCCGCCTGGCGACCGCTCGCCGAGGCAGGCCACCCCATGGCCATGAGTCTCCTGGGCAGTTATCTCGGCAGCCCCATCGGCGACGACCCGAAGGAGGCCGAGCGGTTCCTGAAAGGCGCGGCGGACGCGGGGGACGTCGTCGCGATGAGCAACTACGGTGACCTGCTCATGCGGCAGGGGCGTCTTGTCGAGGCGGAACTGATCTACTGGCGTGCGGTCGATGCCGGGTTCCACTTCGCCGCAGGGAAACTCGGCTTTCTGCAACTGGAGCAGGGCAGGAGCGAGGAGGGCGAGGCCAGTCTCCGTCGCGCGGTCGAGGATCCTGATTTCACCGGCGCGATCTTCTGTTACCCGCTGGCGCGGCTGCTGGAAGAGACCGGGCGGCCGGAGGAGGCCGTGGAGATGTACCTCCGCGCCTATCGGTCGGGAAACCATGGCTCCCTGTCCAGGCTGCGGCAATTGCCTCTCCGCCCCGAGCACCTCGACGAACTGACGCGGATCTACCAGTTGATGGCTGCGGGGGACCACGCGCTCTTCTTCGACGACCTGCGCCACTTCCTCACGGACCTGGGCCGCCCCCCGACCTGATCCAGCCCCAACCGGGGTCCTCCGCAAGGCCGCCGCAAAAACAATGCAAGCACGCTTGCTTGTTTCTCCCCTCGCTGCCATGCTCCCCCCCATGGCCGACCCCACCCCCGTGATCGACGCCCTCCGCGCGGAGAGCGAGGAACTCGACCCGCTCGTGGCCGAGTTGAGCCCCGAGCGGTGGGCGCTCGCGTCGCCCGCCCCCGGCTGGACCGTCGCCCACCAGGTCGCCCACCTCGCCTGGACCGACCGCGCGGCGTTGATGGCGGTGACCGATCAGGCCGCCTTCGCCCGTGAGGTCGAGACGGCGTTGACCTCGCCCGGGGATTTCGTGGACAACGGCGCGGAGGAGGGCGCGGAGAAGCCGCCCGAGCAACTGCTCGCGGACTGGCGGGCGGGGCGTGAGGCTCTGGAGGATGCCCTGCGGGCCGCACCCGAGGGCGCTCGGTTCCCCTGGTACGGGCCGCCCATGTCCACCGCCTCCATGGCGACCGCCCGCCTCATGGAGACCTGGGCCCACGGCCTGGACGTCGCCGACGCGCTGGGGGTCCCACGGATCGCCCCCAGTGACCGGCTCCGTCACATCGTCCGACTCGGCGTCCGCACCCGCGACTTCGCCTTCGGTGTGCACGGACTGACCCCGCCGTTCGAAGAGTTCCGTGTCGAACTCACCAGCCCCGGAGGGGAGGTGTGGGAGTACGGCCCCGAGGACGCGACCGACCGCGTCACCGGTCCCGCCCTCGACTTCTGCCTCCTGGTCACCCAGCGCGCCCACCGAGCCGACCTCGCCCTCCGTGCAGACGGCCCGGACGCCGACCGCTGGCTGGACATCGCCCAGGCCTTCGCCGGTCCGCCGGGCAAGGGCCGCGCCCCCAGCGAGGAGTCGGCGTGACGCCACCCCTCCGCATAGGCAACGCCTCCGGCTTCTACGGCGACCGCTTCGACGCCATGCGCGAGATGCTCACCGGCGGCGAACTGGATGTCCTCACCGGCGACTACCTCGCCGAGCTGACCATGCTCATCCTCGGCCGCGACCGACTGAAGGACCCCACCGCCGGGTACGCCCGCACCTTCCTCCGCCAACTGGAGGAGTGCCTGGGCCTCGCCCACGACCGGGGCGTCCGTCTCGTCACCAACGCCGGCGGCCTCAACCCGGCCGGACTCGCCGACGCGGTGCGGGAGCTGGCCGACCGCCTCGGCATCCCCGTCCGCGTCGCCCATGTCGAGGGCGACGACCTCACCGCCAGACATCCCGGCAGCCTCGCCGCCCACGCCTACCTCGGCGGCTTCGGCATCGCCGCCTGTCTGCGCGAGGGCGCGGACATCGTGGTCACGGGGCGGGTGACGGACGCGGCCCTCGTCACCGGGCCCGCCGCCGCCCACTTCGGCTGGGGCCCGGCGGAGTACGACTGCCTCGCGGGCGCGGTCGTCGCGGGGCATGTCCTGGAGTGCGGGGCGCAGGCCACCGGCGGCAACTACGCGTTCTTCCCGGAAGGGGACGTCAGCCGCCCCGGCTTCCCCCTCGCCGAACTCCACGCGGACGGCAGTTGCGTCATCACCAAACACCCCGGCACCGGCGGTTTCGTCGACGTCGGCACGGTGACGGCCCAGCTGCTGTACGAGACGGCCGGCGCCCGGTACGCGGGCCCCGACGTCACCGCCCGCCTGGACACCGTACGACTGACCCAGGAGGGCCCAGACCGCGTCCGTATCGACGGCGTACGCGGCGAGGCCCCGCCTCCCACCCTCAAGGTCGGCCTCAACCGCCTCGGCGGCTACCGCAACGAGGTCACCTTCGTCCTCACCGGCCTCGACATCGAGGCCAAGGCCGCCCTCGTACGGCAGCAGATGGCGGACGCGCTCGCCAAGTCCCCGCCCGCCGAGGCGCGGTGGGACCTCGCCCGCACCGACCATCCCGACGCCCCCACCGAGGAGACCGCCGCCGCCCTGCTCCACCTCGTCGTACGCGACCCCGACCAGCACACGGTGGGCCGCGCCCTCACCGGAGCCGCCGTCGAACTGGCCCTCGCCAGCTACCCCGGCTTCCACGTACTCGCACCCCCCGGAAAAGGCGCGCCCTACGGCGTCTTCGAGGCCGCGTACGTCGACCAAAGGGCCGTGGACCAGGTGGCCGTCCTCCACGACGGGCGGCGGATCCCTGTGCCGCCGGCCCACGACACGGTCGTACTCGACGATGTGCCGGAGCCGCCCCTTCCGGAGCCGTTGCCACCAGGGCCCACGAAGCGCGCTCCCCTCGGCCGCATCGCAGGTGCCCGCAGCGGGGACAAGGGCGGGAACGCCAACGTCGGTGTCTGGGTGCGTA
Protein-coding sequences here:
- a CDS encoding sel1 repeat family protein, which encodes MNAQDGGGAGAVSRNEISGGAQHAPILQARDFTGPVTITTTPTVTPGPGPAVPTHLQDPRNWPLAANWDALSAGAHRSRPDADGDAVPPYIPRDIDADLRHRLGEAAEAGGLVLLVGDSTAGKTRAAHAAVRDVLPGHRVLDPGGVRDLLAVTGVVARAGVRYLVWLDDLERYLAADGLSPALLAELARLRVPVVATMRVRQYETFLARDHDDRTDTAGRILRMAHPVEVERVWSTAEVRRAEQSADERIEDAVAHHGVHGIAEYLAAGPALLQEWRHASRVGGHPRGGALVSAAVALARTGLGGPYAIELLAGLHDEFLAAAGGYALRPEPLADALAWATRVRHGATSLLVPASEMAYMPFDYLVDHADASVSQQVWEASLAHAADDEERLIIGSRAEREGEYGRAEAAWRPLAEAGHPMAMSLLGSYLGSPIGDDPKEAERFLKGAADAGDVVAMSNYGDLLMRQGRLVEAELIYWRAVDAGFHFAAGKLGFLQLEQGRSEEGEASLRRAVEDPDFTGAIFCYPLARLLEETGRPEEAVEMYLRAYRSGNHGSLSRLRQLPLRPEHLDELTRIYQLMAAGDHALFFDDLRHFLTDLGRPPT
- a CDS encoding TIGR03084 family metal-binding protein, producing MADPTPVIDALRAESEELDPLVAELSPERWALASPAPGWTVAHQVAHLAWTDRAALMAVTDQAAFAREVETALTSPGDFVDNGAEEGAEKPPEQLLADWRAGREALEDALRAAPEGARFPWYGPPMSTASMATARLMETWAHGLDVADALGVPRIAPSDRLRHIVRLGVRTRDFAFGVHGLTPPFEEFRVELTSPGGEVWEYGPEDATDRVTGPALDFCLLVTQRAHRADLALRADGPDADRWLDIAQAFAGPPGKGRAPSEESA
- a CDS encoding acyclic terpene utilization AtuA family protein — encoded protein: MTPPLRIGNASGFYGDRFDAMREMLTGGELDVLTGDYLAELTMLILGRDRLKDPTAGYARTFLRQLEECLGLAHDRGVRLVTNAGGLNPAGLADAVRELADRLGIPVRVAHVEGDDLTARHPGSLAAHAYLGGFGIAACLREGADIVVTGRVTDAALVTGPAAAHFGWGPAEYDCLAGAVVAGHVLECGAQATGGNYAFFPEGDVSRPGFPLAELHADGSCVITKHPGTGGFVDVGTVTAQLLYETAGARYAGPDVTARLDTVRLTQEGPDRVRIDGVRGEAPPPTLKVGLNRLGGYRNEVTFVLTGLDIEAKAALVRQQMADALAKSPPAEARWDLARTDHPDAPTEETAAALLHLVVRDPDQHTVGRALTGAAVELALASYPGFHVLAPPGKGAPYGVFEAAYVDQRAVDQVAVLHDGRRIPVPPAHDTVVLDDVPEPPLPEPLPPGPTKRAPLGRIAGARSGDKGGNANVGVWVRTDDAWRWLTHQLTTDRFQQLIPESRQLKVARHQLPNLRALNFTVEGILGEGVASQARFDPQAKALGEWLRSRHLDIPEILL